The following coding sequences are from one Roseburia hominis A2-183 window:
- a CDS encoding hybrid sensor histidine kinase/response regulator gives MGDAKSIKERGILEQVIKSELDFITYVDVHTGTFHVIVTNDDTDVTPPPEGDYTQVNAQMIPLYVHPKDREACAAALELPHILSELEQRDDLVVSYRLLCGEVYRRKELHISYQQDDRDTVVLVRRDVTESYEEEQRQQERLMSALFDARHANQEKNEFLERMSHEIRTPMNSIIGLTYLTREYVNNEKQVLENLDKISQSARFMLSFVDDILNLSQIESGNVALNSQKVVLDAFLEETVEEAMRQAAERRVHFAVDRRGSFDATYCFDAEKLERALSNILENAVKYTMPDGKVDFIVEHTGDDGEDAGFRFEIRDTGVGMDEAFIPHMFEPFEQEDEGITTLNGGTGLGLPIARNIIEFMGGHIDAYSEKGKGSTFIVNVNLKRVRNSGEKLRGQGDVQAPDYDFTGKRALLVEDNEVNIEITRNILLHKNLQVDVAVNGEEGVTHFLSHEPGYYDVILMDIRMPVMDGLTATRKIRESGREDGKTVPIVAMTANVFEEDVRKSLDAGMDAHLSKPIEITQMYAVLDSMIYR, from the coding sequence ATGGGAGACGCGAAATCCATCAAAGAGCGCGGAATACTGGAGCAGGTCATCAAGTCGGAACTCGATTTTATTACCTATGTGGATGTACATACCGGAACATTTCATGTGATCGTGACCAATGACGATACGGATGTGACTCCGCCGCCGGAGGGAGATTATACACAGGTAAATGCGCAGATGATACCGCTGTATGTTCATCCCAAGGACCGGGAGGCATGCGCGGCTGCGTTAGAACTGCCGCATATTCTCTCGGAACTGGAACAGAGGGATGATCTGGTTGTTTCGTACCGCCTGCTGTGCGGGGAGGTATACCGCAGAAAAGAACTGCATATTTCTTATCAGCAGGATGACCGTGACACGGTGGTTTTGGTGCGCCGGGACGTGACGGAGAGCTATGAGGAAGAACAGCGGCAGCAGGAGAGACTGATGTCGGCGCTGTTTGACGCAAGACATGCCAATCAGGAGAAGAATGAATTTTTGGAGCGCATGAGTCACGAGATCCGGACGCCGATGAATTCCATCATAGGTCTTACGTATCTGACCAGGGAATATGTGAACAATGAGAAGCAGGTGCTCGAGAATCTGGACAAGATCAGCCAGTCAGCCCGTTTTATGCTGTCTTTTGTGGATGATATTTTAAATCTTTCCCAGATCGAGAGCGGCAACGTCGCATTGAACAGCCAGAAGGTGGTCTTAGATGCCTTTTTGGAGGAGACGGTGGAAGAGGCGATGCGGCAGGCGGCGGAGCGTCGCGTTCACTTTGCGGTGGACAGACGCGGAAGCTTTGATGCTACCTATTGCTTTGACGCGGAGAAGCTGGAGCGGGCGCTTTCCAATATTCTGGAGAATGCCGTAAAATACACGATGCCGGACGGAAAGGTTGACTTTATTGTGGAGCATACCGGCGATGACGGGGAGGATGCCGGCTTCCGGTTTGAGATCCGGGATACGGGAGTCGGAATGGACGAAGCGTTTATTCCGCATATGTTTGAGCCGTTTGAGCAGGAGGATGAAGGAATCACGACGCTAAACGGCGGTACCGGTCTTGGCCTTCCCATTGCGCGCAACATTATTGAATTTATGGGCGGGCACATTGACGCATACAGCGAAAAGGGCAAGGGCTCGACGTTCATTGTGAATGTGAACTTAAAGCGTGTCAGAAATTCCGGAGAAAAGCTGCGGGGACAGGGCGATGTACAGGCGCCCGACTACGATTTTACCGGCAAAAGAGCGCTGCTGGTCGAGGACAATGAGGTCAACATTGAGATCACGCGCAATATCCTGCTGCACAAGAATCTGCAGGTGGATGTGGCGGTCAACGGAGAGGAGGGCGTGACGCATTTTCTTTCCCATGAGCCCGGATATTACGACGTCATCCTGATGGATATCCGGATGCCGGTCATGGACGGACTGACGGCGACCAGAAAGATCCGGGAATCCGGACGTGAGGATGGCAAAACGGTTCCGATCGTGGCGATGACAGCCAATGTGTTTGAGGAGGACGTGCGAAAGTCCCTCGATGCCGGGATGGATGCACACTTAAGCAAGCCGATTGAGATTACACAGATGTATGCCGTCCTCGACAGTATGATTTACCGTTGA
- a CDS encoding response regulator, translating into MQKNRVMLVADDIDVNRASFRAMFEEEYEVLEAGNGNETLKILEERKVDIVILDMCMPVKSGKQVLKQMKADPKLLDIPVIVKTVIGEERELEMLEMGADDFIFSPCEPEVVKKRVFNIMTRYETLAERLESQRHLSTVREHLLFQVARTVRTDVAVIEECYREMTGQRTENKSVGLEDMYRHLEHIRELTDSVLDGQIVGAGESVCDTFQISDVVAELTSECRTICTEMGIEVTVQEGEIFCEYLVGDVRRLKQIWARLLKKAYINARPGCRIFTGYREVRTGEDELELELAVQGSIDGGEDYPLIKSLVELLHGTMCVEVQEDAQILCRVFLPFGIGKAIGQPKSFAGLKTLLLDDNELSRDYHAAVLARLGLPVDVVQNGADAVAYLRRAASKGNAYDLCFVNWYMQGGEPFIRSVRENFPKGSLTICCSTNEKELVECQMLAAGVDCVVERPIYQEGMYRFLTELCRQESGKNGTGSEKI; encoded by the coding sequence ATGCAAAAGAACAGAGTGATGCTGGTAGCGGATGATATCGACGTAAACAGAGCGTCGTTTCGCGCAATGTTTGAAGAGGAATATGAGGTGCTGGAAGCCGGGAACGGAAATGAGACACTAAAAATTTTAGAAGAGCGGAAAGTGGATATTGTCATACTGGATATGTGTATGCCCGTAAAGAGCGGGAAGCAGGTATTAAAGCAGATGAAGGCAGATCCGAAGCTTCTCGATATCCCGGTCATCGTGAAGACGGTCATCGGTGAGGAGAGAGAACTTGAAATGTTAGAGATGGGGGCGGACGATTTTATATTTTCTCCCTGCGAGCCGGAGGTGGTAAAAAAGCGGGTGTTCAATATCATGACACGCTATGAGACACTGGCGGAGCGGCTTGAGAGCCAGCGGCATTTAAGCACGGTCAGAGAACATCTGCTGTTTCAGGTGGCGCGGACGGTGCGCACGGACGTCGCGGTAATCGAGGAGTGTTACAGAGAAATGACAGGTCAGAGAACGGAAAATAAGTCTGTGGGACTGGAGGATATGTACAGGCATCTGGAGCACATCCGGGAACTGACGGACAGTGTTTTGGACGGGCAGATTGTAGGTGCGGGCGAGAGTGTCTGCGACACCTTTCAGATTTCGGATGTGGTTGCGGAACTGACCTCAGAGTGCAGGACAATCTGTACGGAAATGGGGATTGAGGTGACGGTGCAGGAGGGTGAGATTTTCTGCGAATATCTGGTGGGCGATGTCAGGAGGCTCAAGCAGATCTGGGCAAGACTGCTAAAGAAAGCGTATATCAACGCGCGGCCGGGATGCCGGATTTTTACAGGCTATCGGGAAGTAAGAACGGGGGAGGATGAGCTTGAACTGGAACTTGCCGTGCAGGGCAGCATTGACGGAGGAGAAGACTATCCGCTGATCAAGAGCCTCGTAGAACTTTTGCACGGAACGATGTGTGTGGAAGTACAGGAGGATGCGCAGATTCTCTGCAGGGTGTTCCTGCCTTTCGGAATCGGAAAAGCGATCGGACAGCCTAAAAGTTTTGCGGGGTTAAAGACGCTTCTTCTGGACGACAATGAACTGTCGAGAGATTATCATGCAGCGGTTCTTGCGCGTCTCGGGCTTCCGGTTGACGTGGTGCAAAACGGGGCGGACGCCGTGGCGTATTTAAGGAGAGCCGCGTCTAAGGGCAACGCCTATGATCTGTGTTTTGTGAACTGGTATATGCAGGGCGGTGAGCCGTTTATCCGGTCGGTGCGGGAAAATTTTCCGAAGGGAAGCCTTACGATCTGCTGTTCGACCAATGAGAAGGAACTGGTGGAGTGTCAGATGCTTGCCGCAGGAGTGGATTGTGTGGTGGAGCGCCCGATTTACCAGGAGGGAATGTACCGGTTTTTGACGGAACTGTGCAGACAGGAGAGTGGAAAAAACGGAACCGGATCGGAGAAAATATAA
- a CDS encoding RNA polymerase sigma factor has product MFFSGKNHKEQKIEQLLLENYNKYYRLAYSYVHHEADAADIVQNGAYKAIKNSDALKQEEYAQTWIYRIMLNEIFGYVKKNREVSLDEMPAEEGREDRYENIDLRRALDAMEERDKAVIELRYFEDMKLEDIARVLGENQNTVKSRLYRGLKKLRLELTDTWQWE; this is encoded by the coding sequence ATGTTTTTCTCCGGGAAAAACCATAAGGAACAAAAGATAGAACAGCTTTTGCTGGAAAATTACAACAAATACTATCGTCTTGCCTACAGTTACGTACATCATGAGGCGGATGCCGCGGATATCGTACAGAACGGAGCGTACAAGGCGATCAAAAACAGCGATGCGCTAAAGCAGGAGGAATATGCGCAGACATGGATTTACCGCATTATGTTAAACGAGATCTTCGGATATGTAAAAAAGAACCGGGAAGTTTCCCTGGATGAGATGCCGGCGGAAGAGGGAAGAGAAGACCGCTATGAGAACATTGATCTAAGAAGGGCATTGGACGCCATGGAAGAACGGGATAAAGCGGTCATTGAACTGCGCTATTTTGAGGACATGAAGCTGGAGGATATTGCGCGCGTGCTGGGGGAGAACCAGAATACGGTAAAGAGCCGGCTGTACCGCGGATTAAAGAAGCTACGGCTGGAACTTACGGATACATGGCAGTGGGAATAG
- a CDS encoding RsiV family protein, whose product MGNKKQDCKKIEELKRQYAGSEMSGEQVEQMKKRIEEAKMEKRNESRKMHTVRNIVAAAAAVAAVFVVLPNTSGSVAYAMGNLPVVGKLVEAVTFRDYQYDNGGHAADIKTPELTVKESDTEQMTDTEVQVQENLKKTTAEINAEIEKITDQIVSEFEESRKEEEGYQEVVVKHEVISTTDDYFTLKLMCYQAAGSGAEWDYYYTIDLKTGERLTLSDLFQSGADYITPISENIKEQMQQQMAEDDGKMYWVDNAEVPEWNFDKITDETSFYLDSDGHLVICFNEGDVAPMYMGCVQFVIPDEVVADIRK is encoded by the coding sequence ATGGGAAATAAGAAACAGGATTGTAAAAAGATCGAGGAATTAAAGCGACAGTATGCCGGATCGGAAATGTCCGGCGAGCAGGTGGAGCAGATGAAAAAACGGATCGAGGAAGCAAAGATGGAAAAACGAAACGAGAGCAGAAAAATGCATACCGTGAGAAATATTGTGGCAGCGGCTGCTGCAGTGGCGGCAGTCTTCGTGGTGCTGCCGAACACCTCGGGGAGCGTGGCGTATGCCATGGGGAATCTACCGGTGGTCGGAAAACTCGTGGAGGCTGTGACGTTCCGGGATTATCAGTACGACAACGGAGGTCATGCGGCGGACATTAAGACGCCGGAGCTGACGGTAAAGGAGAGCGATACGGAACAGATGACGGACACTGAGGTCCAGGTGCAGGAGAACTTAAAAAAGACAACGGCAGAGATCAATGCGGAGATTGAAAAGATTACGGATCAGATCGTATCGGAGTTCGAGGAGAGCAGGAAGGAAGAAGAGGGCTATCAGGAGGTCGTGGTCAAGCACGAAGTTATCAGCACGACCGACGATTACTTTACGTTAAAGCTGATGTGCTATCAGGCGGCAGGCAGCGGCGCGGAGTGGGACTATTATTATACGATTGACTTAAAGACGGGGGAGCGTCTGACACTTTCGGATTTATTCCAGAGTGGCGCGGATTATATCACCCCGATCAGCGAGAATATCAAGGAGCAGATGCAGCAGCAGATGGCGGAGGATGACGGTAAGATGTACTGGGTGGATAATGCCGAGGTTCCGGAATGGAATTTTGACAAAATTACGGATGAGACTTCATTTTATCTGGATTCGGACGGCCATCTTGTGATATGCTTTAACGAGGGTGATGTGGCACCGATGTATATGGGATGCGTACAGTTCGTCATTCCGGATGAGGTGGTTGCAGATATCCGAAAGTAA
- a CDS encoding alpha/beta hydrolase, whose product MKHAKAVRRIIFTVLIVAAVIVGFNTYTADYYHAKDYELQTTEVSETDAYIAYGDPQSETGLIFYPGAKVEETAYAPVMDGLAQQGIFCVTVKMPAHLAILKPNAADEVRQEFGEVKRWYLAGHSLGGAMAGSYAAKHESELAGLIFLAAYPTRKLQTLPVLSLYGSEDGVLNMEKYQEAIGLAADCREYVLEGGNHAGFGNYGSQKGDGEAGITDREQWQETIDYIMDMIRQQQGEK is encoded by the coding sequence ATGAAGCATGCAAAAGCGGTGCGCAGAATTATTTTTACGGTTTTAATCGTGGCAGCCGTGATTGTGGGATTTAATACCTATACGGCAGATTATTATCATGCGAAGGACTATGAACTTCAGACAACAGAGGTATCGGAGACGGATGCCTACATCGCTTACGGAGATCCGCAGAGTGAGACGGGACTGATCTTTTATCCGGGAGCCAAGGTGGAAGAGACGGCGTACGCACCGGTTATGGATGGGCTTGCGCAGCAGGGAATCTTTTGCGTGACGGTAAAGATGCCGGCGCACCTTGCCATTTTAAAGCCGAATGCGGCGGATGAGGTGCGGCAGGAGTTTGGAGAGGTAAAGCGCTGGTATCTGGCGGGACATTCTCTGGGCGGAGCCATGGCGGGCAGCTATGCGGCAAAGCATGAGTCAGAGCTCGCGGGACTTATTTTTCTGGCGGCGTACCCGACCAGGAAACTTCAGACGCTTCCGGTGCTCTCGCTCTACGGGAGCGAGGACGGCGTTTTGAATATGGAAAAATATCAGGAAGCAATCGGTCTTGCGGCGGACTGCCGCGAGTATGTCTTAGAGGGCGGCAACCATGCCGGGTTCGGCAATTACGGATCGCAGAAGGGAGACGGCGAGGCCGGGATTACGGACAGGGAGCAGTGGCAGGAAACGATCGATTACATCATGGACATGATCCGGCAGCAACAGGGGGAAAAGTAG
- a CDS encoding YdcF family protein encodes MARMHWWIMAVGAVFFLWFFIPAFVVVNIGNITGMAVSALVLLYGIFYRQVQDVAGRLWQTRGGRAGLSALGMVLLFILLIVTVETAGMIRSAANRAPENTTAVVLGCSVKGERPSRVLNERLCAAYEYLNRNPKAVCVLSGGQGDGEEISEAECMYRYLTGRGIDGARLLLEDRSTTTAENLQYSMELLQQHGIDGPITIITSEFHEYRANQTAKRLGITSYSTPSRTFFLYLPTFYVRELYGILYYKISK; translated from the coding sequence ATGGCACGGATGCATTGGTGGATAATGGCAGTTGGAGCCGTATTTTTCCTGTGGTTTTTCATTCCGGCATTTGTCGTGGTTAATATCGGTAACATTACGGGAATGGCGGTGTCAGCCCTTGTGCTGCTGTACGGTATTTTTTACCGGCAGGTACAGGATGTGGCAGGGAGACTTTGGCAGACGCGCGGTGGCAGAGCGGGATTGTCCGCCCTGGGCATGGTGCTCCTTTTTATTCTGCTTATCGTGACAGTGGAGACGGCGGGGATGATAAGAAGCGCGGCAAACCGTGCGCCGGAGAATACGACGGCGGTGGTCTTAGGATGCAGCGTCAAGGGGGAGCGGCCGAGCCGGGTGTTGAATGAACGGCTTTGCGCGGCGTATGAGTATCTGAACCGGAATCCAAAAGCTGTGTGCGTATTATCCGGCGGACAGGGAGATGGAGAGGAGATCAGCGAGGCAGAGTGCATGTACCGTTACCTGACCGGGCGGGGGATCGACGGGGCGAGACTGCTTCTGGAGGACCGGTCCACGACGACGGCGGAAAATCTGCAATATTCCATGGAATTGTTACAACAGCACGGAATCGACGGACCCATCACGATTATAACCAGTGAATTCCATGAGTACCGGGCGAATCAGACGGCAAAGAGACTTGGCATTACAAGCTACAGCACACCGAGCCGGACATTTTTTCTCTACCTTCCGACCTTTTATGTGCGGGAATTATATGGTATATTGTATTATAAAATATCGAAATAA
- a CDS encoding ribonuclease H1 domain-containing protein — MAVKYYAVAVGKKPGIYTKWDECKAMVHGFHGAVYKSFKTLEEAETFLESAPARGGEAHAKGAAQQNATQGAAQQKSGTAGDGKAETRGAESAGETEDLPENYAFVDGSFHAGTGVYGYGGFLIHAGGKEVLQGAGKEPEMASMRNVAGEVFGSMAAIEKALELGLKDLTIYYDYMGIEMWAKGLWKRNKKGTVAYYEYVRSVEDKIRLSFVKVKGHSGVMGNEEADRLAKEAVGITG; from the coding sequence ATGGCAGTAAAATATTATGCGGTAGCGGTTGGTAAGAAACCGGGAATATACACAAAATGGGACGAGTGTAAGGCGATGGTGCACGGGTTCCACGGAGCGGTTTACAAGAGTTTTAAGACGCTGGAAGAAGCGGAGACGTTTCTGGAAAGCGCACCGGCGCGTGGGGGAGAAGCTCATGCAAAAGGAGCGGCGCAGCAGAATGCAACGCAAGGAGCAGCACAGCAGAAATCAGGAACAGCCGGAGACGGCAAGGCAGAGACGAGAGGTGCGGAATCTGCCGGAGAGACAGAGGATCTGCCGGAGAATTACGCGTTCGTGGATGGCTCTTTTCACGCCGGTACCGGCGTGTACGGTTATGGAGGTTTTTTGATTCATGCCGGCGGAAAAGAAGTGCTGCAGGGTGCGGGGAAGGAGCCGGAGATGGCGTCGATGCGCAATGTGGCAGGCGAGGTTTTCGGGAGCATGGCAGCCATCGAAAAGGCGCTCGAACTTGGCTTAAAGGATCTTACGATCTATTACGATTATATGGGAATCGAGATGTGGGCAAAAGGACTCTGGAAGCGCAATAAAAAGGGTACGGTGGCCTACTACGAGTATGTGCGCTCGGTGGAGGATAAGATCCGGCTTTCTTTTGTGAAGGTAAAGGGACACTCGGGCGTCATGGGCAATGAGGAGGCAGACCGCCTGGCGAAGGAGGCTGTCGGGATAACGGGCTGA
- a CDS encoding GntR family transcriptional regulator codes for MDKRLKYYDLMEQLHGKIMSGEIRPGEKLPSENELSAEYGVSRQTVRKALQILQNEGYIYAEHGRGTFCSEMLRHTMPSKNIAVVTTYLSDYIFPRIVQGIDQVLTENGYSILLKNTRNSRSLEAKCLEELLQKDIDGLIIEPSKSQIFCRHVNLYEMLDSYHIPYVFIQGVHAQLLDRPQILLDDCRGAYLATRYLIELGHRRIVGVFKSDDTQGQQRHKGYVQALQEAGIAYDPDKVIWFYTEDRKTHPFERIRQMARDRGNHPFEAVVAYNDQVAIEVIRALNEEGLSVPQDVSVTGYDNSYLAQTCRVPLTTISHPQEELGAAAAELLLRIIREGNSNIEGKCVLMEPELVIRESCRRRDDTDMTQDDKNNL; via the coding sequence ATGGATAAGAGATTAAAATATTATGATCTGATGGAGCAGCTCCACGGCAAGATCATGTCGGGGGAGATACGCCCGGGAGAGAAGCTTCCCTCGGAGAATGAACTGTCGGCGGAGTACGGGGTCAGCCGGCAGACGGTGCGCAAGGCACTGCAGATTTTGCAGAATGAGGGATACATATATGCGGAACACGGCCGCGGAACCTTCTGCTCGGAGATGTTACGGCACACGATGCCATCCAAAAATATCGCGGTTGTGACAACTTATCTTTCGGATTACATTTTTCCGCGCATTGTGCAGGGAATTGACCAGGTGCTCACGGAGAACGGTTACAGTATTCTCCTAAAAAATACGCGCAACTCGAGAAGCCTTGAGGCGAAGTGTCTCGAGGAACTGCTGCAGAAGGATATTGACGGACTCATCATTGAGCCGAGCAAGAGCCAGATTTTCTGCCGGCATGTGAATCTGTATGAGATGCTCGACAGCTATCATATTCCCTATGTATTTATCCAGGGAGTACATGCACAGCTTCTGGACCGGCCGCAGATTCTCCTGGACGACTGCCGGGGCGCCTATCTTGCGACCAGATACCTGATTGAACTGGGACACCGGCGCATTGTGGGCGTCTTCAAATCCGACGACACGCAGGGACAGCAGCGCCACAAGGGGTATGTGCAGGCATTGCAGGAAGCGGGAATTGCGTATGATCCGGATAAGGTGATCTGGTTCTACACGGAGGACCGCAAGACCCATCCGTTTGAGCGGATCAGGCAGATGGCGAGAGATCGCGGCAATCATCCGTTTGAGGCGGTGGTGGCGTACAACGATCAGGTAGCCATCGAGGTGATCCGCGCGCTGAATGAGGAGGGGCTCTCCGTGCCCCAGGATGTTTCGGTGACGGGGTATGACAATTCCTATCTGGCACAGACATGCCGCGTGCCGTTGACGACGATCTCCCATCCGCAGGAGGAACTGGGAGCGGCAGCCGCCGAACTGCTGCTTCGGATTATCCGGGAGGGGAATTCCAATATCGAAGGAAAATGCGTCTTGATGGAGCCGGAACTTGTGATTCGGGAATCCTGCAGAAGAAGAGACGATACGGACATGACACAGGACGATAAAAACAACTTGTAA
- a CDS encoding glycoside hydrolase family 27 protein has translation MTTKSRCICSGFLCSIGNIVNGEEKERSMKYRMKHAPMGWNSYDYYDTTVTEREVRANADYMAAHLKPYGWEYIVVDIQWYAKNTGSQREKYQYIPFGEVSMDEYGRLLPCTDRFPSAKDGVGFRALADYVHGLGLKFGIHIMRGIPREAAHRHLPILGSDALASDIADPSSICKWNPDMYGIRMGEPGAQEYYDSIVALYAQWGVDFIKCDDICNTNLYVEHPYSAAHEIEMLQHAIEKCGRDIVLSLSPGPALIEKAWHYETYANMWRITDDFWDTWELLYDMFRRCELWQNHVGCGSFPDCDMLPVGRLGKGFGQERQTNFTRDEQKTMMTLWCMFGSPLMIGGELTKLDDWTRFLLTRQELLQMLDADYVGRQVARDLRHAVWSCVNEKKGERYLALFNFMEQPAQCEAALPETEAFADMCGQPGTIRARELWDGTELIVHNDCLSDEIPAHGVHVFRIDKK, from the coding sequence ATGACAACAAAAAGCCGCTGCATCTGCAGCGGCTTTTTGTGTTCTATAGGAAATATCGTGAATGGGGAAGAGAAGGAGAGAAGCATGAAATACCGGATGAAACATGCCCCGATGGGGTGGAACAGCTATGACTATTACGACACCACAGTGACGGAGCGGGAGGTCAGGGCAAACGCGGATTATATGGCGGCGCACTTAAAACCGTACGGCTGGGAATATATTGTGGTGGACATCCAGTGGTATGCAAAGAACACCGGAAGTCAGAGGGAGAAGTATCAGTATATTCCGTTTGGGGAGGTGTCGATGGATGAGTACGGGCGGCTGCTCCCCTGTACGGACCGCTTCCCGTCGGCGAAGGACGGCGTGGGCTTTCGGGCGCTGGCGGATTATGTGCACGGGCTGGGGTTAAAGTTTGGAATCCATATCATGCGGGGAATTCCGCGGGAAGCGGCACACCGGCATCTGCCGATTTTGGGAAGCGACGCGCTGGCGAGCGATATAGCGGATCCGTCGTCGATCTGTAAGTGGAATCCCGACATGTACGGCATCCGTATGGGAGAGCCGGGCGCACAGGAATATTACGATTCCATCGTGGCGCTGTACGCACAGTGGGGTGTGGATTTTATCAAATGCGATGATATCTGCAATACCAATCTGTACGTGGAACATCCGTATTCGGCGGCGCATGAGATCGAAATGCTGCAGCATGCGATTGAAAAGTGCGGCCGGGACATCGTGCTCTCCCTGTCGCCGGGACCGGCGCTGATCGAAAAGGCATGGCATTATGAAACCTATGCCAACATGTGGCGCATCACGGATGATTTCTGGGATACGTGGGAGCTGCTCTACGACATGTTCCGGCGCTGTGAACTGTGGCAGAACCATGTGGGCTGCGGATCGTTTCCGGACTGCGATATGCTGCCGGTCGGCCGGCTCGGAAAAGGGTTCGGGCAGGAGCGGCAGACAAACTTTACGAGGGATGAGCAGAAGACGATGATGACGCTCTGGTGTATGTTCGGCTCGCCTTTAATGATCGGCGGTGAACTGACGAAGCTGGATGACTGGACGCGTTTTCTTCTGACGAGACAGGAACTATTGCAGATGCTCGATGCAGACTATGTGGGCAGGCAGGTGGCGCGCGATTTGCGGCATGCGGTCTGGAGCTGTGTTAATGAAAAAAAGGGCGAACGGTATCTTGCCCTGTTTAACTTTATGGAGCAGCCGGCGCAGTGTGAGGCTGCATTGCCGGAGACGGAAGCGTTTGCAGACATGTGCGGGCAGCCAGGAACCATCCGTGCGCGGGAACTCTGGGATGGAACGGAACTCATTGTGCACAATGACTGCCTTTCGGATGAAATCCCGGCACACGGTGTACATGTTTTCCGGATAGATAAAAAATAG